CCCCATGCCTGTGCTTCCATTCATCTTGCCTTTTTCCCGGAAAAGACCCAGCGTACGGCCCTGGATATATTCAAAGCCCATTCTGATATTTCTGCAGTGGGCAAGGGCCCGGTTTATCAGGACCGCACAAGATCCAGCTTTGACTTTGTGCCCAGCAGCATCCACCTGGCCGAACTGGACGCGGATCTCAAGGATGTGCCCGGCAAGGGGCTTATTTTAAAAAAATGGCTGGGCCAGGTAAAAAAAGACTATGATGTTGTTATTATCGACTGTCCTCCCCAGATGGGAGTTATCCTGGTCAATGCCCTGGTGGCCTCGGATCTGGTGATTATTCCTACTCAGACCGATTTTCTGGCCCTGCACGGATTCAAATTGATTTTCGATACCATGCGTCTGCTAAACAAAGCTCTGGAAAAACCGATAAAATATAAAGTGCTGGCCACCATGTATGATCGACGGGCAGGGGCCTGCAGGCGAATATTGAATATTCTCAGAAAAAAGATGGGTCCGAGGTTTTTTGAAACGGTCATCAATACTGATACCAAGTTCAGGGAGTCCAGCGCCAAGGGAAAGGTAATCCATGAATATGCTCCCAAATCCAGGGGTGCTCTGGAATACCTGCTGCTGGCCAAGGAAATAGCAAAAGGCTTGTAAGAATGAAGACACCGGAACAGTACTTTGAAGAACAGGAATTTGACCTGGAAGCTTCCCCAGTTGAAAGTGAGCCATCCCCCAAAGAGAAGTTATTCATTCAGAAATACCTTGGGGGAGAGTCTGAGCAGACTAGGGCATCGCTGGCCCAAGCCGACGATTCCGAGTCATTGCAGGTTCCACAGGCCCCGGTTTTATCCCGGGAATCCGGCTTCAAAGAAAGACAGGCTGTCCCTAAGGCAAAGACCGGTACTGACAGGAGCGATCTGGCCAGACTCAGGGGGCTGGACGAAGTTCAGCTGGTCAGTTTTTTCCTGGATGAACAGGAATACGCATTGCCCATCGAAACGGTAAAGGAAGTCATCAAGTTTATCCAGCCCACCAGGCTGCCTGCCGCGCCCAGTTATCTTGAAGGTGTTGTCAATCTTCGGCAGAAGGTGACGCCCATAGTCAGGCTGGCTTATCTTCTCAATCCGAGCAGGGAGCATCATCCTCAAAGCAAATTTATTGTGGTCTGCCATCAGGAAGGCTTCCAGGTCGGCCTTTTGGTTGAGAGCATCGCCACCATGTACAGGATGCCGGGTAAGGATATTGAATGGAATGTCGAGTCAGTCCTTGGGATGAGCTCCAGCTACGTATCAGCATTGATTAAAAACCGGGAAAAGATTATTTCAATTCTGTCCATTGACAGGATCGTTGATCATCTCCTGTCAGAGTAGTTTTGAACAGCAAAAGACGGCTGCCGATTTAAGACATTTAGTTGGGAGGAGCTATGCCCAAGCATATAATGGTCGTGGATGATTCCAAGACAGTGGTCAATCTGATCGCCTTCATTGTTAAAAAAGAAGGGTTCCAGGTAACCACGGCCGAGGACGGCCTGGACGCCCTGGAAAAACTTTATTCCACGCCTGGAATTGATCTGATTATTTCTGATGTTAACATGCCAAGGATGGATGGGTTTACTTTTGTCAAGAATCTCAGAGAACAGGAAGCCTTCAGAGATACACCAATAATCATTCTTTCCACTGAAGGACAGGAAAAAGATATTCAGCAAGGCCTGGGATTGGGTGCCAATCTTTACATGGTCAAACCGGCCCAGCCCGACATGCTGGTTAAAAATGTTAAAATGCTTTTGGGATGATCATCAGATTTCCTCCAAATAACTTTCAATTATCAGGACTAACATGAGTCAAGATTTTTTCGACCCTGAAGTATACTCAGATTTTGTCATAGAAGCCAGGGAGCATCTTGAAACCATTGAGCCCAAGCTTCTGGAACTGGAAAAGAATCCTGATAACCTGTCTCTGCTTGACGATATTTTTAGGCCCATGCACTCTTTGAAGGGGGCCTCTGGTTTCCTGGGTCTCCTGGAAATGAATTCCCTGGCCCATAAGGGTGAGAATATCCTGGACGAGCTTCGCAAGGGAAGGATCAAGGTCACCGCAGGGATTATGGACCTGATCCTTGAGGCTACTGACGCCCTCAGGGAGATGGTGGAGAATCTGGAGGCCCTGGGAAATGAAGGGAACGTTGATACTCAGCATATCATAAAGCATATTGATGATTTTCTGGAAAAAGGCGAGGAGGCAACATCTCCATCCAAGACCGGGAGCGGTCAGTCAGGCAAGCCTTCTTCAGTCCCTCCGGGTGGAGTTTATGCCCTGACCATGGTCAGTCAGGACCATTTGAGTGATTTTCTGGAAGAAGTCAGGGAGATTCTGGCTGAAGTCGGCTCCATTCTGCTTTCCCTGGAAAAAGACCCCAAGGGCAGTCAGGAATCAATAAATGATCTGTTCAGGCATTTCCATAACATCAAAGGCAACAGTGCCATAATCGGTTTTAAGGAGATCAACGAACTGACCCATGAAGTTGAAACTCTGCTCAACAGAGTCAGAAACGGGGAGGTGGAGATCCACAACCAACTCGTGGACATGCTCCTGGCTGTAACAGATACTGTTGAATCAGCCCTGAATAATGTGGACAGGGAAAAGGCCGAGGTCAGATCCATTGATATTTCTGAAATTCTCAGTCAGGTCCGCAGCGTTCTGGATTCCGGCGGCGGGTCAGGAGGCGAGGCTCAGGATTCATCGGCTCAGCCCGTGGTCCTGAATGATCCGGAAACAGGCCAAAAGGATGCTCCTGTTCTGAGTGGTGAACAGGAACTGGATATTGATCCCGAAGA
This genomic window from Desulfonatronovibrio hydrogenovorans DSM 9292 contains:
- a CDS encoding ParA family protein; translation: MPGYTIAVANQKGGVGKTTTALSLGSSFALMGKKTLVLDLDPHACASIHLAFFPEKTQRTALDIFKAHSDISAVGKGPVYQDRTRSSFDFVPSSIHLAELDADLKDVPGKGLILKKWLGQVKKDYDVVIIDCPPQMGVILVNALVASDLVIIPTQTDFLALHGFKLIFDTMRLLNKALEKPIKYKVLATMYDRRAGACRRILNILRKKMGPRFFETVINTDTKFRESSAKGKVIHEYAPKSRGALEYLLLAKEIAKGL
- a CDS encoding chemotaxis protein CheW; translated protein: MKTPEQYFEEQEFDLEASPVESEPSPKEKLFIQKYLGGESEQTRASLAQADDSESLQVPQAPVLSRESGFKERQAVPKAKTGTDRSDLARLRGLDEVQLVSFFLDEQEYALPIETVKEVIKFIQPTRLPAAPSYLEGVVNLRQKVTPIVRLAYLLNPSREHHPQSKFIVVCHQEGFQVGLLVESIATMYRMPGKDIEWNVESVLGMSSSYVSALIKNREKIISILSIDRIVDHLLSE
- a CDS encoding response regulator codes for the protein MPKHIMVVDDSKTVVNLIAFIVKKEGFQVTTAEDGLDALEKLYSTPGIDLIISDVNMPRMDGFTFVKNLREQEAFRDTPIIILSTEGQEKDIQQGLGLGANLYMVKPAQPDMLVKNVKMLLG